The following proteins come from a genomic window of Aequorivita marisscotiae:
- a CDS encoding DUF6646 family protein, with translation MKIAAIVFILLWVQVTFAQAYTGKGDVKFQIGANFQDNGTGIMGSVDFGVGENISLGLASTYLLGIDKIRNKSGEEEPFADFKDRFDFRARFNANLGNVINVDEYLDVYPGLYASLKNFGGHLGLRYFFTNGFGVFTEINIPISKYNTNMLTQAEKLHNQVSVSFGASFNIY, from the coding sequence ATGAAAATCGCCGCAATCGTTTTTATACTACTTTGGGTACAGGTAACTTTTGCACAGGCCTATACCGGAAAGGGCGACGTAAAATTCCAGATTGGTGCTAATTTTCAAGATAATGGCACTGGAATTATGGGGAGTGTAGATTTTGGCGTGGGTGAAAATATTTCACTCGGACTGGCTTCAACATATTTGTTGGGCATCGATAAAATTAGAAATAAAAGTGGCGAAGAAGAGCCCTTCGCAGATTTTAAGGATAGGTTTGACTTCCGTGCACGTTTTAACGCAAACCTTGGAAATGTTATAAACGTTGATGAATATTTAGATGTTTATCCCGGTCTTTACGCAAGTTTGAAAAACTTTGGCGGGCATTTGGGTTTGCGATACTTCTTTACCAATGGTTTTGGAGTTTTTACCGAGATAAATATTCCTATTTCAAAATACAACACAAATATGTTAACTCAGGCCGAAAAGTTGCATAATCAAGTTTCAGTTAGCTTTGGGGCTTCGTTCAATATCTATTAA
- a CDS encoding helix-turn-helix transcriptional regulator, which translates to MKNKIKILRAQHNMTQAQLSVEVQVSRQTINAIETGKFDPSLPLAFKISRLFKLPIESIFFEE; encoded by the coding sequence ATGAAGAATAAAATCAAAATACTACGTGCCCAGCACAATATGACCCAAGCCCAATTGTCAGTTGAAGTTCAGGTTTCTCGGCAAACTATAAACGCTATTGAAACAGGAAAATTTGATCCCAGTTTACCACTTGCCTTTAAGATTTCAAGATTATTTAAATTGCCAATTGAAAGTATATTTTTTGAAGAATAA
- a CDS encoding regulatory protein RecX encodes MNTHKTYTVEEATRRMERYCAYQERCHKEVRQKLYEMQMIPVTVDNIIDHLLKHNFLNETRFAQAYARGKFRTKKWGRNRIVNELKFREISKFNIKIALKEIPDAEYYKTFEILADKRLLQLAGEKNLQKKRKKLADYLFYRGWEPELVYHKVNEILK; translated from the coding sequence TTGAACACTCACAAAACATACACCGTTGAAGAAGCTACCAGGCGAATGGAGCGCTACTGTGCCTATCAGGAACGTTGCCATAAAGAAGTGCGCCAAAAACTGTATGAAATGCAGATGATCCCGGTGACAGTGGATAATATTATAGATCACTTACTTAAACATAATTTTTTAAATGAAACCCGCTTTGCGCAAGCCTATGCCAGAGGAAAGTTTAGAACGAAAAAATGGGGAAGAAATAGAATTGTGAATGAATTGAAATTCCGTGAAATTTCAAAATTCAATATTAAAATTGCTCTAAAGGAAATACCCGATGCTGAATACTACAAAACCTTTGAAATCTTGGCAGACAAACGATTGCTACAATTAGCTGGCGAAAAAAATCTTCAAAAAAAGCGAAAAAAACTGGCCGATTACCTTTTTTATCGTGGGTGGGAACCTGAGTTGGTGTACCACAAAGTGAATGAAATTTTAAAATAA